In Stutzerimonas stutzeri, a genomic segment contains:
- a CDS encoding DUF423 domain-containing protein yields the protein MIRPFLLLAAFFGLTGVALGAFAAHGLKSRLGADYLAVFQTGVHYQLIHALALFGVALLALHAPSRLLVAAGGLFALGVLLFSGSLYLLTLTGIGKLGIITPIGGTAFLAGWICLMLAAWNLRG from the coding sequence ATGATTCGTCCCTTTCTTCTGCTTGCCGCGTTCTTCGGACTGACCGGCGTGGCGCTCGGCGCCTTCGCCGCGCATGGCTTGAAAAGCCGTCTCGGAGCCGATTACCTCGCGGTATTTCAGACCGGCGTGCACTACCAGTTGATTCACGCCCTGGCGCTGTTCGGGGTGGCCTTGCTCGCCTTGCATGCACCCAGCCGTCTGCTGGTCGCAGCGGGTGGTTTGTTCGCGCTTGGCGTTCTGTTGTTCTCCGGCAGCCTGTATCTCCTGACCCTGACGGGTATCGGAAAGCTGGGCATCATCACGCCGATTGGCGGCACAGCATTTCTGGCCGGGTGGATCTGCCTGATGCTGGCCGCCTGGAATCTCCGCGGCTGA
- the thiS gene encoding sulfur carrier protein ThiS, protein MVAITMQIQLNGERYELPDGQSVADLLQRLELTGRRLAVELNRDIVPRSQHGATVLVEGDQIEVVHAIGGG, encoded by the coding sequence ATGGTGGCGATCACTATGCAGATTCAGTTGAACGGCGAGCGCTACGAGCTACCTGACGGTCAGTCGGTGGCCGATCTGCTGCAGCGCCTGGAACTGACTGGGCGCCGGCTGGCGGTCGAGCTCAATCGTGACATCGTGCCGCGCAGCCAGCATGGCGCGACGGTACTGGTCGAAGGCGATCAGATCGAAGTCGTGCATGCCATTGGTGGTGGCTGA
- the metW gene encoding methionine biosynthesis protein MetW, which translates to MRADLDIIQDWIPAGSRVLDLGCGNGELLAWLRDNKQVSGYGLEIDPDNIAACIDKGINVIEQDLDKGLGNFASDSFDMVVMTQALQAVHYPDELLKEMLRVGRECIITFPNFGHWRCRWYLASKGRMPVSEFLPYTWYNTPNIHFCTFEDFERLCRELGARVLERLAVDRHHKHGVTSRLWPNLIGEIGIYRVTGPAR; encoded by the coding sequence ATGCGCGCCGATCTGGACATCATCCAAGACTGGATCCCGGCGGGTAGCCGCGTGCTCGACCTCGGTTGCGGCAATGGCGAGCTGCTGGCCTGGCTGCGGGACAACAAGCAGGTCAGCGGCTACGGCCTGGAAATCGATCCTGACAACATCGCCGCCTGTATCGACAAGGGCATCAACGTCATCGAGCAGGACCTCGATAAGGGTTTGGGCAATTTCGCCAGCGACAGCTTCGACATGGTGGTCATGACCCAGGCGTTGCAGGCCGTCCACTACCCGGACGAGCTGCTCAAGGAAATGCTTCGTGTCGGCCGCGAGTGCATCATTACCTTTCCCAATTTCGGTCACTGGCGCTGCCGCTGGTATCTGGCCAGCAAGGGCCGCATGCCGGTTTCTGAATTCCTGCCCTACACGTGGTACAACACACCGAACATTCACTTCTGCACGTTCGAGGACTTCGAGCGGCTTTGCCGTGAACTCGGTGCTCGGGTGCTCGAACGCCTGGCGGTCGACCGCCATCACAAGCACGGCGTGACGAGCCGCCTGTGGCCGAACCTGATCGGCGAGATTGGCATCTATCGCGTCACCGGACCTGCCCGCTGA
- a CDS encoding DUF1329 domain-containing protein: MYRKFGILLLAAWVCQAHAKVDDAQAARLGQDLTPLGAEQSANASGSIPAWTGGVQPPANYSSGMHHPDPYAADPVLYRVDSSNVTQYAALLSEGLRALVERYPDFYLRVFPTRRSAAAPQRIYDETRANATAAELIANGNGIKGAVAGIPFPLPQDGMEVIWNHILHYKGEQTHMINNQAVVINGRANLIKRDRHIYYVYNREGMSKAQLDNTLLYYKYRVTAPAKLSGTSLVVQDPIDQVLSIRKAWRYSPSDRRVRRLPSLAYDSLQPDTSGLATADVVDTFNGAPDRYEWKLVGKREMLVPYNSYAVHQQGISYDSIVGPRTLNPELLRYEQHRVWIVEAKLRKGFSHPYAMRRFYIDEDSWQILAVDLFDQDAELIGLQESHPISYYEVPMFGSTLETLYHLKDGNYFVDGLDNNEPMYDFNAQMGPRDFSPAALRRGAN, translated from the coding sequence ATGTACAGAAAATTTGGAATTCTGCTGCTGGCGGCCTGGGTGTGCCAGGCCCACGCCAAGGTGGATGACGCGCAGGCTGCTCGTCTGGGACAGGACCTGACCCCGTTGGGCGCCGAGCAGTCGGCCAACGCCAGTGGCAGTATCCCGGCATGGACCGGTGGGGTACAGCCGCCCGCCAACTATTCGAGCGGGATGCATCACCCGGACCCCTATGCCGCCGATCCGGTGCTCTACCGCGTCGACAGCAGCAATGTCACGCAATACGCGGCGCTTTTGTCCGAAGGCCTCCGGGCATTGGTCGAGCGCTATCCGGACTTCTACCTGCGCGTGTTCCCGACACGTCGCAGTGCCGCGGCTCCGCAGCGCATCTATGACGAGACGCGCGCCAATGCCACCGCTGCCGAGCTGATCGCCAATGGCAACGGCATCAAGGGCGCTGTCGCTGGCATCCCGTTCCCGCTGCCCCAGGACGGCATGGAAGTGATCTGGAATCACATCCTTCACTACAAGGGTGAGCAGACCCACATGATCAACAACCAGGCCGTGGTGATCAACGGCAGGGCCAACCTGATCAAGCGGGATCGGCACATCTATTACGTCTACAACCGCGAGGGCATGAGTAAGGCGCAGCTGGACAATACCCTGCTCTATTACAAATATCGGGTCACCGCTCCAGCAAAGCTCTCCGGGACCTCGCTCGTGGTGCAGGATCCGATCGACCAGGTATTGTCGATCCGCAAGGCCTGGCGGTATAGCCCGAGTGACCGCCGCGTACGGCGCTTGCCCTCGCTGGCCTATGACTCGCTGCAGCCGGACACCAGCGGGCTGGCGACAGCGGATGTGGTGGATACCTTCAATGGCGCGCCGGACCGTTATGAATGGAAGCTCGTCGGCAAGCGGGAAATGCTGGTGCCCTACAACAGCTATGCCGTGCACCAGCAGGGCATCTCCTACGACTCGATCGTGGGTCCGCGTACCCTGAACCCTGAACTGCTGCGCTATGAGCAGCACCGCGTGTGGATCGTCGAGGCGAAGCTGCGCAAGGGCTTCAGTCATCCCTACGCCATGCGTCGTTTCTACATCGATGAGGACAGCTGGCAGATTCTGGCGGTTGACCTGTTCGACCAGGATGCCGAGCTGATCGGCCTGCAGGAAAGCCATCCGATCAGCTACTACGAAGTCCCCATGTTCGGTAGCACGCTGGAGACCTTGTATCACCTCAAGGATGGCAACTATTTTGTCGATGGCCTGGACAACAACGAGCCAATGTACGACTTCAACGCCCAGATGGGACCAAGAGACTTTTCTCCGGCGGCACTGCGTCGCGGCGCTAACTAA
- the mtgA gene encoding monofunctional biosynthetic peptidoglycan transglycosylase, whose protein sequence is MLRALLRRLTKLLLWLTALSVLLVLVLRWVPPPFTALMVERKIESWTSDESIDLQRSWRPWKVLPDDLKMAVIAAEDQKFADHWGFDIAAIRAAFAHNEQGGSLRGASTLSQQVAKNLFLWSGRSWVRKGFEVWFTAWIELLWPKQRILEVYLNSVEWGNGIFGAEAAAQHHFGKGAAYLSTGQASQLAAVLPNPREWSAGRPGPHVRRRASWIRQQMRQLGGGHYLNQLRTAKQR, encoded by the coding sequence ATGCTCCGAGCCCTGCTGCGCCGCCTCACCAAACTGCTGCTCTGGCTGACCGCGCTTTCCGTGCTGCTGGTACTGGTGCTGCGCTGGGTTCCACCGCCTTTCACAGCGCTCATGGTCGAACGCAAGATCGAATCCTGGACCAGCGACGAAAGCATCGACCTGCAACGCAGCTGGCGGCCCTGGAAGGTGCTGCCGGATGATCTGAAAATGGCCGTGATCGCTGCCGAAGATCAGAAGTTCGCCGATCACTGGGGCTTCGATATCGCCGCCATCCGCGCCGCATTCGCACACAACGAACAAGGCGGCTCGCTACGTGGCGCCAGTACCCTCAGCCAGCAGGTCGCGAAAAACCTGTTTCTCTGGTCCGGCCGCAGCTGGGTGCGCAAAGGCTTCGAAGTCTGGTTCACTGCCTGGATAGAGCTGCTGTGGCCGAAGCAACGCATCCTGGAGGTTTATCTGAACAGTGTCGAATGGGGCAACGGCATCTTCGGCGCCGAGGCGGCGGCGCAGCATCATTTCGGTAAAGGTGCGGCCTACCTGTCTACTGGCCAGGCCAGCCAGCTGGCGGCGGTGCTGCCCAATCCTCGCGAGTGGAGCGCTGGGCGTCCCGGCCCGCATGTCCGTCGACGTGCCAGCTGGATTCGTCAGCAAATGCGTCAGTTGGGCGGCGGCCATTATTTGAACCAGCTACGAACAGCCAAGCAGCGCTAG
- the rdgB gene encoding RdgB/HAM1 family non-canonical purine NTP pyrophosphatase — translation MMPFNELVLASHNAGKLKELQAMLGDTVRVRPVGEFSDVEPEETGLSFVENAILKARNAARVSGLPALADDSGLAVDYLGGAPGIYSARYADGQGDAANNAKLLDALKDVPDAERGAQFVCALALVRHADDPLPIICEGLWHGRILQAPQGVHGFGYDPLFWVPERNCSSAEMAPADKNQLSHRARAMALLKQRLGIA, via the coding sequence ATGATGCCTTTCAACGAACTGGTGCTGGCCAGCCATAACGCCGGCAAGCTCAAGGAACTGCAGGCCATGCTGGGCGACACGGTGCGTGTACGCCCGGTTGGCGAATTCAGCGACGTGGAACCGGAAGAAACCGGGCTTTCCTTTGTCGAGAACGCCATCCTTAAGGCCCGTAACGCGGCCAGGGTTTCCGGTCTGCCAGCGCTGGCTGATGACTCGGGCCTGGCGGTGGATTATCTCGGCGGCGCGCCGGGCATCTACTCGGCGCGCTACGCCGACGGCCAGGGCGATGCTGCGAACAATGCCAAGCTGCTGGATGCGCTCAAGGACGTGCCGGATGCCGAACGCGGTGCGCAGTTCGTCTGTGCGCTCGCGTTGGTCAGGCATGCCGACGACCCGCTGCCAATCATCTGCGAAGGCCTGTGGCATGGGCGCATCCTGCAAGCTCCTCAGGGCGTGCATGGCTTCGGCTATGACCCGCTGTTCTGGGTCCCGGAGCGTAACTGTTCCAGTGCCGAGATGGCACCAGCGGACAAGAATCAGCTCAGTCACCGTGCGCGAGCCATGGCACTGCTCAAACAGCGCCTCGGAATCGCATGA
- a CDS encoding DUF4426 domain-containing protein, translating into MRPSLICLLALLLALPAMAERKHSVGEHDVHYIAFNSSFLQPDIAAAAGLVRSKTQGVVNVSVLKSGKPVAAQVGGSVKNLLGQDYPLTFKQLKEGDEAIYYLAQFPFESREVLRFNLNVQPSGIAPINFDFTQEFFPDE; encoded by the coding sequence ATGAGACCTAGCCTGATATGCCTGCTTGCCCTGCTGCTGGCGCTGCCTGCCATGGCCGAGCGCAAACACAGTGTGGGCGAGCACGACGTTCACTACATTGCCTTCAATTCAAGCTTCTTGCAGCCGGACATCGCCGCTGCGGCGGGCCTGGTGCGCAGCAAGACCCAGGGCGTGGTCAACGTTTCGGTGCTCAAGTCCGGCAAACCGGTCGCCGCGCAGGTCGGCGGTTCGGTGAAGAACCTGCTCGGGCAGGACTACCCGCTGACCTTCAAGCAGCTCAAGGAAGGCGACGAGGCCATTTACTACCTCGCACAGTTTCCCTTCGAATCGCGCGAGGTGCTGCGCTTCAATTTGAATGTGCAGCCTAGCGGCATCGCCCCGATCAACTTCGACTTCACTCAAGAGTTCTTTCCAGACGAATGA
- a CDS encoding thiazole synthase, translating into MSPVPHDKPFTLAGRTYQSRLLVGTGKYKDLDETRAAIEASGAEIVTVAVRRTNIGQNPGEPNLLDVISPDRYTILPNTAGCYDAAEAVRTCRLARELLDGHKLVKLEVLADQKTLFPNVIETLKAADVLVKDGFDVMVYTSDDPIIARQLADMGCIAVMPLAGLIGTGLGICNPYNLRIILEEAKVPVLVDAGVGTASDATIAMELGCEAVLMNSAIAHAQNPVLMAEAMKYAIDAGRLAYLAGRMPKKLYASASSPLEGLIR; encoded by the coding sequence ATGAGCCCAGTTCCGCACGACAAACCCTTTACGCTTGCCGGCCGCACTTATCAATCGCGCTTGCTGGTAGGCACCGGCAAGTACAAAGATCTCGACGAGACCCGCGCCGCCATCGAAGCTTCCGGCGCCGAGATCGTCACCGTCGCGGTGCGCCGCACCAACATTGGCCAGAACCCGGGTGAGCCGAATCTGCTCGACGTCATCTCGCCGGACCGTTACACCATTCTGCCGAACACCGCCGGTTGCTACGACGCCGCCGAAGCGGTGCGAACCTGTCGCCTGGCCCGCGAGCTGCTCGACGGCCACAAGCTGGTCAAGCTGGAAGTGCTGGCCGACCAGAAAACACTGTTCCCCAATGTCATCGAAACCCTGAAAGCCGCCGACGTGCTGGTGAAGGACGGCTTCGACGTGATGGTCTACACCAGCGACGATCCGATCATTGCCCGCCAGCTGGCCGACATGGGCTGCATCGCGGTTATGCCGCTGGCCGGCCTGATCGGCACCGGTCTGGGGATCTGCAATCCCTACAACCTGCGCATCATTCTCGAAGAAGCCAAGGTACCGGTGCTGGTGGATGCTGGCGTAGGTACGGCGTCGGACGCCACTATCGCCATGGAGCTGGGCTGCGAGGCGGTCCTGATGAACAGCGCCATTGCTCATGCGCAGAATCCGGTGTTGATGGCCGAAGCCATGAAATACGCAATTGATGCGGGCCGTCTGGCCTATCTAGCCGGACGTATGCCGAAGAAACTCTATGCCAGCGCCTCTTCGCCTCTGGAAGGCCTGATCCGCTAA
- the hemW gene encoding radical SAM family heme chaperone HemW, whose amino-acid sequence MSGARSRKPEAGSEKHTSSTEPQNSGFQLPPLAAYVHIPWCVRKCPYCDFNSHAAGPALPEDAYVAALLADLDGDLDQIQGRALTSIFFGGGTPSLFSAQALGRILDGLQQRVGFTADIEITLEANPGTFEQAKFRDYRNLGINRLSIGVQSFQAAKLKALGRIHDGEEAVRAADMARAAGFDNFNLDLMHGLPDQHLDDALSDLRIAIAQQPTHLSWYQLTVEPNTEFWSKPPVLPEDETLWDIQEAGQALLAEHGYGQYETSAYAQPGHQARHNLNYWTFGDFLGLGAGAHGKSTSPDGQIRRLWKTRLPKDYLDPTKRFRAGDKPLDPDELPFEFLMNVLRLNDGVPAVLFTQRTGLSAEQLAKGRREAQARGLLESDPQRLVATPKGQLFLNDLLQLFLP is encoded by the coding sequence ATGAGCGGAGCCCGAAGCCGGAAGCCGGAAGCTGGAAGCGAAAAACACACCAGCAGCACTGAGCCTCAGAACTCAGGCTTCCAACTACCGCCACTGGCAGCGTATGTCCATATCCCCTGGTGCGTGCGCAAGTGCCCCTACTGCGACTTCAACTCGCACGCAGCCGGTCCGGCGCTGCCCGAAGACGCCTATGTCGCGGCGCTGCTAGCCGATCTTGACGGCGATCTGGATCAGATACAGGGACGCGCGCTCACCTCGATTTTCTTCGGGGGTGGGACCCCGAGCCTGTTTTCGGCCCAGGCGCTGGGCCGGATTCTCGACGGACTGCAACAACGGGTCGGTTTTACCGCTGACATCGAGATCACTCTTGAAGCCAACCCAGGCACCTTTGAACAGGCGAAGTTTCGCGACTATCGCAACCTGGGTATCAATCGCCTATCGATCGGCGTGCAAAGCTTCCAAGCCGCCAAGCTGAAGGCACTGGGGCGCATCCACGATGGCGAAGAAGCCGTACGCGCCGCCGATATGGCGCGCGCGGCCGGCTTCGATAACTTCAACCTGGATCTGATGCACGGCCTGCCCGACCAGCACCTGGACGATGCGCTGAGCGACCTGCGAATTGCCATTGCCCAGCAGCCAACGCACCTGTCCTGGTATCAACTGACGGTCGAGCCCAACACCGAGTTCTGGAGCAAGCCGCCCGTGCTTCCCGAGGATGAGACCTTGTGGGATATCCAGGAAGCCGGCCAGGCGCTACTCGCCGAGCATGGCTACGGTCAGTACGAAACCTCGGCCTATGCCCAGCCCGGACACCAGGCGCGACACAACCTCAATTACTGGACATTCGGCGACTTCCTCGGTCTCGGTGCCGGCGCTCATGGCAAGTCGACAAGCCCTGACGGACAAATCCGTCGCCTCTGGAAGACTCGCCTGCCCAAGGACTATCTCGACCCCACAAAACGCTTCCGCGCGGGAGACAAGCCACTCGATCCGGACGAATTGCCGTTCGAATTTCTGATGAACGTGCTTCGCCTCAACGACGGCGTGCCCGCGGTATTGTTCACTCAGCGCACCGGGCTTTCGGCCGAGCAGCTTGCCAAGGGCCGGCGCGAAGCCCAAGCGCGTGGGCTGCTGGAGAGCGATCCGCAGCGCTTGGTCGCCACCCCGAAAGGCCAGCTGTTCCTGAACGACTTGCTGCAACTTTTCCTGCCCTAA
- a CDS encoding DUF3392 domain-containing protein has protein sequence MDLVLDLIATLSRWSRHHLFDISLAIMATLFVLFGPSINAWVQRSIGGLNFFFRTLIFVLVCAVGYGLAIIFITPWLAQGLGHFNNYTLAPVLLLVFFLIGVLADRT, from the coding sequence ATGGATCTCGTACTCGACCTTATCGCCACGCTGTCGCGCTGGAGCCGTCACCACCTGTTCGATATCTCCCTGGCGATTATGGCCACCCTGTTTGTACTGTTCGGACCAAGTATCAATGCCTGGGTACAGCGCTCCATCGGCGGGCTGAACTTCTTCTTCCGCACCTTGATTTTCGTGCTGGTCTGCGCGGTGGGCTACGGCCTGGCGATCATTTTCATTACTCCCTGGCTGGCCCAGGGCCTGGGCCACTTCAACAACTACACCCTCGCGCCGGTGCTGTTGCTGGTGTTCTTCCTGATCGGAGTTCTGGCGGATCGCACCTAG
- the trmB gene encoding tRNA (guanosine(46)-N7)-methyltransferase TrmB, whose translation MSDISSPADGQRRMRTIKSFVMRAGRMTEGQQRGLDQGWPRFGLELADGPRDFDQVFGRQAPRTFEIGFGMGHSTLEMAAAAPEQDFIGVEVHTPGVGALLNGLVSQNLDNVRVYSCDALEVLRECVPDASLDRVLLFFPDPWHKSRHHKRRIVQPAFAELVRQKLKVGGVLHMATDWEAYAEHMLEVMSIAPGYRNQAVNGQYVERPQERPTTKFERRGERLGHGVWDLKFERVD comes from the coding sequence ATGAGTGACATTTCCTCTCCGGCCGACGGCCAACGGCGCATGCGCACCATCAAGAGTTTCGTGATGCGTGCCGGTCGCATGACCGAAGGCCAGCAGCGAGGCCTGGATCAGGGCTGGCCACGGTTCGGCCTGGAACTGGCCGACGGCCCGCGCGACTTCGATCAGGTGTTTGGCCGGCAGGCGCCGCGCACCTTCGAAATCGGCTTTGGTATGGGGCATTCCACGCTGGAGATGGCCGCGGCGGCACCCGAGCAGGACTTCATCGGGGTCGAGGTGCATACACCGGGCGTAGGCGCGCTGTTAAATGGGCTTGTGTCACAAAATCTCGATAATGTGCGCGTATACAGTTGCGATGCGCTTGAAGTGCTGCGTGAATGCGTCCCCGACGCCAGTCTGGATCGGGTACTGCTGTTCTTTCCTGATCCCTGGCACAAAAGTCGCCACCACAAGCGGCGCATCGTCCAGCCGGCATTCGCCGAACTGGTACGGCAAAAACTCAAGGTCGGCGGTGTGTTGCACATGGCGACCGACTGGGAAGCTTATGCCGAGCACATGCTCGAGGTCATGAGCATCGCGCCGGGCTATCGCAACCAGGCGGTAAACGGCCAGTACGTCGAGCGCCCACAAGAACGCCCGACGACCAAGTTCGAACGCCGTGGCGAGCGCCTCGGCCACGGGGTCTGGGACCTCAAGTTCGAACGCGTCGACTGA